Proteins co-encoded in one Armatimonadota bacterium genomic window:
- a CDS encoding DUF1926 domain-containing protein: MARLHLALAIHNHQPVGNFDHVFEDAYRRAYAPMVAALERHPAVRLALHYSGPVLDWLRDRQPGLLARLRALAARGQVEIMTGGYYEPILPVIPDPDKRGQIRKMTAAVRALFGVRATGLWLAERVWEPHLPRPLAAAGVRYTIVDDAHFFRVGLQEDDLVGYFVTEEAGAPLAIFPSLKALRYRIPWATVPDLMAWLRAQADRTPADGRPRLLVMGDDGEKFGLWPGTSLLCWERGWIEEFFAAVEAASAWLVTVPPGAWLDRHPPRGRVYLPTAAYDEMTEWALPAPRAAQLPALKHELAAQGREDVLPFLHGGYWRHFLVKYPEINTMHKAMLRASRKVWRMPPGPARARALDHLWQGQCNCPYWHGVFGGVYLGHIRAATYAHLIAAEALADRRRGRWVQARRQDADADGLPEVVVTTDAQVLVLDADAGGGVVEWDVRAARVNLVNVMTRREEGYHAQLREAAARGEVVLARSDAVESIHTTRVRVKEPGLERHLHYDWYRRAAFLDHFLEPGADPAAVLGWTVRELGDFVDQPYQVTVARRRADVAVRLWRDGHVWAGEVHTPVRVEKTLWVPAGRHVVTVAYRITNTGDRPIAAVFAVETVWGVDGPDAEVTPVGGQAPSASGRAHRVGAPALLPDVTGWILHDRPRPLDVVVTAPPGDLWVVPIEVVSASEGGYERTFQGATLWSARPLLLAPGAVWEGTFHVEVRRRS; the protein is encoded by the coding sequence ATGGCACGCCTGCACCTGGCGCTGGCGATCCACAACCACCAGCCGGTAGGGAACTTCGACCACGTCTTCGAGGACGCGTACCGCCGGGCGTACGCGCCCATGGTCGCGGCCCTGGAGCGGCACCCCGCGGTGCGCCTGGCGCTGCACTACTCCGGTCCGGTGCTGGACTGGTTGCGCGACCGCCAGCCCGGGTTGCTGGCGCGCCTGCGCGCGCTGGCCGCCCGCGGCCAGGTCGAGATCATGACCGGCGGGTACTACGAGCCGATCCTGCCCGTGATTCCCGACCCCGACAAGCGCGGCCAGATCCGCAAGATGACCGCGGCGGTGCGCGCGCTCTTCGGCGTGCGGGCCACCGGCCTGTGGCTGGCCGAGCGGGTCTGGGAGCCGCACCTGCCCCGACCGCTGGCGGCCGCGGGCGTGCGCTACACCATCGTGGACGATGCGCACTTCTTCCGGGTCGGGCTGCAGGAAGACGACCTCGTCGGCTACTTCGTCACCGAGGAGGCGGGCGCGCCGCTGGCCATCTTCCCCAGCCTCAAGGCACTGCGCTACCGCATCCCGTGGGCCACGGTGCCCGACCTCATGGCGTGGCTGCGGGCCCAGGCCGACCGTACCCCGGCCGACGGCCGGCCGCGCCTGCTGGTCATGGGCGACGACGGCGAGAAGTTCGGGTTGTGGCCCGGGACGTCGCTCCTGTGCTGGGAGCGCGGCTGGATCGAGGAGTTCTTCGCCGCCGTGGAGGCGGCCAGCGCGTGGCTGGTCACGGTGCCGCCCGGCGCGTGGCTCGACCGCCACCCGCCGCGCGGCCGCGTCTACCTGCCCACCGCGGCCTACGATGAGATGACCGAGTGGGCGTTGCCGGCCCCGCGCGCGGCACAGCTGCCCGCCCTCAAGCACGAGCTGGCGGCGCAGGGGCGCGAGGACGTGCTGCCGTTCCTCCACGGCGGCTACTGGCGGCACTTCCTGGTGAAGTACCCTGAGATCAACACCATGCACAAGGCGATGCTGCGCGCCAGCCGCAAGGTCTGGCGCATGCCGCCAGGACCAGCGCGGGCCCGCGCGCTGGACCACCTCTGGCAGGGGCAGTGCAACTGCCCCTACTGGCACGGCGTCTTCGGCGGCGTCTACCTCGGGCACATCCGGGCGGCCACCTACGCGCACCTCATCGCCGCCGAGGCCCTGGCGGACCGCCGGCGCGGCAGGTGGGTGCAGGCGCGTCGGCAGGACGCGGACGCCGACGGCTTGCCCGAGGTCGTGGTGACGACCGACGCCCAGGTGCTCGTGCTCGACGCCGACGCCGGCGGCGGCGTCGTGGAGTGGGACGTGCGGGCAGCACGGGTCAACCTGGTCAACGTGATGACCCGGCGGGAAGAAGGCTACCACGCCCAGCTGCGCGAGGCCGCAGCGCGGGGCGAGGTGGTGCTCGCCCGGTCCGATGCGGTCGAGTCGATTCACACGACGCGGGTGCGGGTCAAGGAACCCGGGCTCGAACGCCATCTGCACTACGACTGGTACCGGCGCGCGGCGTTCCTCGACCACTTTCTCGAGCCCGGCGCCGATCCTGCGGCCGTGCTCGGGTGGACCGTGCGGGAACTCGGGGACTTCGTCGACCAGCCGTACCAGGTGACGGTGGCCCGGCGTCGTGCGGACGTCGCCGTGCGCCTGTGGCGGGACGGCCACGTGTGGGCCGGTGAGGTGCACACGCCGGTGCGCGTCGAGAAGACCTTGTGGGTGCCCGCGGGACGCCATGTGGTCACGGTGGCCTACCGGATCACCAACACGGGCGATCGCCCGATCGCCGCCGTGTTCGCGGTGGAGACCGTCTGGGGCGTAGACGGGCCCGACGCGGAGGTGACACCGGTCGGGGGCCAGGCGCCATCGGCGTCGGGGCGGGCGCACCGCGTCGGCGCCCCGGCGCTGCTGCCCGACGTCACGGGCTGGATCCTGCACGACCGGCCGCGGCCGCTGGACGTCGTCGTGACCGCGCCGCCTGGCGACCTGTGGGTCGTTCCCATCGAGGTGGTCTCGGCGTCTGAGGGCGGGTACGAGCGTACGTTCCAGGGCGCGACGCTGTGGTCGGCGCGGCCATTGCTCCTGGCGCCGGGCGCCGTCTGGGAAGGCACGTTCCACGTCGAGGTGCGGCGCCGCAGCTGA
- a CDS encoding cation-translocating P-type ATPase, with the protein MRDALLAGAIIAVTWSLGHLAGLHRLEPVGYLLAMALGGNHFLREGLHALRHERAVGIEVLMATAAAGAAGLGLWDEAALLVFLYATAEALEEYAYARTRSAIRSLLALAPQDVCVLRDGREETVPATQLRRGDRFVVRPGQVVATDGIIRDGTSALDESPVTGESTPVDKGPGDRVFAGSINRHGALVVEATATFEDNTLARIVHLVEEAQERKGRLQRVIERFGRRYSPGVLAAAVLLAVVPPLVGQPAGPWVLRAVVLLVAAAPCALVMSTPVAVAAGIGSAGRHGILVKGGVHLENLGRIRAVAFDKTGTLTEGRPQLTDVIPAPGVARDDVLALAASVEQRSEHPLGKAIVRRAGEEGVALAAAAEFTALAGLGARARVDGRVAVVGTPAALEQEGVALGPLVDAAAALQAQGKTVVAVAADGVALGLLALHDRPRADAAAAIAALHRLGVTVVMLTGDHARTADAVARDLGIDRVYASLSPEDKVTHIRQLEEALGPVAMVGDGINDAPALAAATVGIAMGAAGTDAAIEAADVALMADDLVKVAEAIRLGRVVRAISLQNLVFSLLVLSVLIPAALLGAITVVAAIVVHEVSELLAVANGLRAARPLPA; encoded by the coding sequence ATGCGGGACGCGCTCCTGGCCGGCGCGATCATCGCCGTCACCTGGAGCCTAGGACACCTCGCCGGGCTGCACCGTCTGGAGCCGGTCGGCTACCTGCTGGCCATGGCCCTGGGCGGCAACCACTTCCTGCGCGAAGGGCTGCACGCGCTCCGGCACGAGCGCGCGGTCGGCATCGAGGTGCTCATGGCCACCGCGGCGGCCGGGGCAGCGGGGCTGGGGCTGTGGGACGAAGCCGCGCTCCTCGTCTTCCTCTACGCGACCGCCGAGGCACTGGAGGAGTACGCCTACGCCCGCACCCGGTCGGCGATCCGCTCGCTGCTGGCGCTGGCGCCGCAGGACGTGTGCGTCCTGCGCGACGGGCGCGAGGAGACGGTGCCGGCGACGCAGCTGCGGCGCGGCGACCGCTTCGTCGTCCGGCCGGGGCAGGTGGTGGCCACCGACGGCATCATCCGCGATGGCACCTCGGCGCTGGACGAGTCGCCCGTCACGGGCGAGTCCACGCCCGTGGACAAGGGGCCGGGCGACCGCGTCTTCGCCGGCTCGATCAACCGGCACGGGGCGCTGGTGGTCGAAGCGACCGCCACCTTCGAGGACAACACCCTGGCCCGCATCGTCCACCTGGTCGAAGAGGCGCAGGAGCGCAAGGGCCGGCTGCAACGGGTCATCGAGCGGTTCGGGCGGCGCTACTCGCCCGGGGTCCTGGCGGCCGCGGTGCTGCTCGCCGTCGTGCCGCCGCTGGTCGGGCAACCAGCAGGGCCGTGGGTGCTGCGCGCCGTGGTCCTGCTGGTGGCGGCGGCGCCCTGCGCGCTGGTCATGTCCACTCCCGTGGCCGTGGCCGCAGGGATCGGGAGCGCGGGACGGCACGGGATCCTCGTGAAAGGCGGCGTCCACCTCGAGAACCTCGGGCGTATCCGCGCGGTGGCGTTCGACAAGACCGGCACCCTCACCGAGGGTCGCCCGCAGCTCACCGACGTCATCCCCGCGCCCGGCGTCGCGCGAGACGACGTCCTGGCCCTGGCGGCCAGCGTCGAGCAGCGCTCCGAGCATCCGCTGGGGAAGGCGATCGTTCGCCGTGCCGGTGAGGAAGGCGTGGCGCTGGCAGCGGCGGCCGAGTTCACGGCGCTGGCCGGGCTGGGCGCGCGCGCCAGGGTCGACGGACGGGTGGCGGTGGTGGGCACTCCCGCCGCGCTGGAGCAGGAGGGCGTGGCGCTCGGCCCGCTGGTGGACGCGGCCGCTGCGCTGCAGGCCCAGGGCAAGACCGTCGTGGCCGTGGCGGCCGACGGCGTGGCGCTGGGGCTGCTGGCCCTGCACGACCGGCCGCGGGCGGACGCAGCCGCCGCCATCGCCGCGTTGCACCGGCTCGGGGTGACCGTCGTCATGCTCACCGGCGACCACGCGCGCACCGCCGACGCCGTCGCCAGGGACCTGGGCATCGACCGCGTGTACGCCTCGCTCTCGCCCGAGGACAAGGTCACCCACATCCGCCAGCTCGAGGAAGCCCTGGGCCCTGTGGCGATGGTCGGCGACGGCATCAACGACGCGCCGGCCCTGGCCGCGGCCACCGTGGGCATCGCCATGGGTGCTGCGGGCACCGACGCCGCCATCGAAGCGGCCGACGTCGCGCTCATGGCCGACGATCTCGTGAAAGTGGCCGAAGCGATCCGCCTGGGGCGGGTCGTGCGGGCCATCAGCCTGCAGAACCTCGTCTTCTCGCTGCTGGTCCTCAGCGTGCTGATCCCCGCAGCGCTCCTGGGCGCCATCACGGTGGTCGCGGCCATCGTGGTCCACGAGGTCAGCGAGTTGCTGGCCGTGGCCAACGGGCTGCGGGCGGCACGTCCGCTCCCGGCGTAG